The Actinomycetota bacterium region CACGGCGAGCCGACCCGGTTCCTACCGCGCGACCCACGGGCCGGATAAGGACCTGCACGCCGAGATCACCTTCGCCGACCTCCCGCTGCTGTCCGGCACGTACGCGGTGCGGACGATGGTGCAGACCGAGGGCGACATCGAGCCGCTCGGCACGGGGCGACCGGTGTTGTTCCACATCACCAACAGCAACCCCGGCGCCGGAGCCGTCGACCTCCGACCGAGCATCCGGGTCGAGGGTGAGCCCGTCGAAGTGGTCGATCCGAGGCTGGCACCGTGACGGCGCGACGCCCGGCTAGGAGCGAGCGATGCGACACCTGATGATCGTTGTGCTCGAGAGCCTGCGTCACGACGTCTGGCTCGAGGCCAACCCGACGATCCTCGGGCGTCTCGGACCGGTGGAACGCCGTTTCTCGTACGCCTCGTGGACCGCTCCCTCCCACTACAACCTCCTGATGGGTCTGCTCCCCCACGACAGTCCCACGCACGTGCACGCCTCGGAGCACTACAAGGCGGACATCGCGCGCTACTCGATGCGGCTCGATGTGCCCGACGTGGAGTTCCGATCGATGTTGCCCTCGCTGTACCTGCCGACGTTCCTGCGCGGGACCCTCGGGTACCGCACGGTGGCCCGCGTGTCGATGCCGGTGCTCAACCCGCACACCCCGATCAACCACGACTTCGACGACTACCGGCTCATGCCGAGCCACAACGACTTCCACGGCATCCTCGACGACCTCGATCTGGCGGGCGACGTGCCGACCTTCTGGCTCCTCAACGTCGGCGAGACCCACTACCCCTACGCCACACCGGAGGAGGACCCGGCTGAGTGGCCCCGCATCTCCGGCCTGCACGGCACCCTCCGACGGGTCGGCGAGGACACCGAACGACCGCCGCTGTTCGACGCGGACGAGCTCGCACAGCTGCGCCGGCGTCAGGTCCGGGCGTTGCGCTACCTCGACGGCGCTTTCGAACGGCTCCTCGACACGCTGCCGGAGGACACGTGGCTGATCGTCACGTCGGACCACGGCGAGCTGTTCGGCGAGGACGGCTACTTCGGGCACGGGCCTATCGCCCACCGGCTGGTCCACGAGGTGCCCTTCGTCGAGCGGCTCGCCCGCTGAGAGGATCACGCCCACGGGTACGCTCGACGACCGCGCCCGAGGAGGCTCGGATGCGTCGCGATCACGACCGCCTGCGTGAGCTCGTGACGGAGCGGTCCTGGTACCACACGATGGAGCTGGCACCGGGCATCGTCACGCCGGGCTGGTTCGACACGCGCGCGATCGTCGACCTCGTGCCGCTCCCCAGGGACCTGTCCGGCCGGCGCTGCCTCGACGTGGGGACCTTCGACGGTTTCTGGGCGTTCGAGATGGAGCGGCGTCGGGCGAGCGAGGTGGTAGCTCTCGACGTCCCCGACGCATCCGAGTGGGACTGGCCGGTCGTAGCGCCGGAGGATGTGCGCGAGGCCGTCTCCGCCCGTCACGAGGGTGGTCGCGGCTTCGACATCGCGCACGCGGCCCTCGAGTCCCAGGTCCGGCGAGAGCGCGTCAACGTCTACGACCTCGACCCCACCGACATCGGCACCTTCGACGTGATCTACCTCGGCAGCCTCCTGCTGCACCTGCGCGATCCGGTCGGCGCGCTCGAGCGGGTGCGCTCGATCTGCGGGGGGATGCTGGTCCTGGTCGAGACGATCGACGCGGGGTTGACACGTCGCCACCCGGACCGCGCGGTGGCGGCGTTCGACGGCAGGGATCGTCCGTGGTGGTGGACGCCCAACGTCGCCGCGCTGGAGCGCATGGTCCGCAGCGGCGGCTTCGAGGTCACCGAGGGGCCCGTGCGGCTGCGTATCCCCGCCGGACAGGGTCAGGGCAGGGTCGCGTTGCGCCCCGCGACGCTGCTGACCTCGTCGGGCCGCGCGGCGCTCCGGACCAACTGGCATGGGGATCCGCACGCCGCCCTCGTCGCGCGTCCCCGTGGTTGATGGTTCGGGGCCGGGGGTCGTGACGCGGCGGTTGGTCTGGGTGACACCGGAACCACCCGACCTCAGCGGTGGTGGCGGACAGCTGCGCCAGGCTCACCTGCTCCGTGCCGTCGCGGAGCGGTTCACGACTCACCTGATCGTGCCCGAGACGTTCGAGGACCAGCGTGTGCGGGAGTGGATCGACCGGATCACGCCGGTGCCGCACGACCCGCCGCCTCCACTCGAGAGGTGGGGGCGCCGCAAGCTGCGCCTGCTGCGCCACCAACTGATCGAGCGCCTGCCCTGGGACGAGGCACTCGCGACGGCACAACGTCGCCACCTCGGTGCGGCGCTGGCGAGCGAGATCGAGCCGGGAGACGTCGTGGTGCTGGAACACCTCAAGCTCGCCCCGCTGCTCGCCGACCTGCCCGGATCCGTCCACCGCGTGCTCACGGTGCATTTCGACGGCGCCCGCCAGGCCGCCCAGCGCGCCGCGGTCGCCCCGACCGCTCGCAACCGGTGGTTCTGGCGCTCGCAGGCGCGACGCGTGCGGCGTCTACAGCTCACCGCCCGGGAGGAGACCGACGTTCTCATCGCGGTCTCAGAGCAGGACGCCTCCGCGCTCGGCGCGGTCGTCGTGCCCAACGGCGTCGACGTGGACAGCTTCTCCCCCACCCCGCTTCCGGCTGCCCCGCGTGCCGTGCTGACCGCCACGTTCGACTACGCCCCGAACGTCGACGGTGCGGTGTGGTTCGTGCAGCACGTGTGGCCACGCATCCGCGCCGACGAGCCCGACGCCGAGCTCCACCTGGTCGGACGACGACCGCTTCCAGCCGTTCGCGCGCTGACGGATCTGCCGGGCGTCCACCTCCACGTCGACGTCCCGTCGGTGCACCCGCACCTGCAACAGGCGCGCGTCGCGGTCGTACCGCTGCGCCTCGGTGGCGGGACACGCGTGAAGGCACTCGAGGCGCTCGCCGCGGGACGCGTCCTGGTCGGCACCACGGTGGGCGTCGAGGGCCTCGACGTCGAGGCAGGGGTCCACGCGCTCATCGGGGACGAGCCCGAAGCGCTCGCCACGGCGGTCGTTACGGCGCTGCGCGACGACGCGCTGGCGACGCGCCTCACGGCCGCCGGTCGTGACCTGGTCGAGCGGCGCTACGGCTGGGACACGATCGGGGCGCGGTTCCTCGAGGTGCTCGAGGGACTTGTCGACGCACCCTCCGCACGATCGTGAAGCCCGAGGATCAGGCGGAGGTCGCTGCCTCACCCAGCACGCGCGCGTACGCGGACGCGGCCGCCGGCCAGGTGTGCTCGCGCGCCCGCTGCAGCCCCCGGGTGCGGGCTTCGTCGAGTGCGTCCGGATCGTCGAGGATGCGCCGCAGGACGCCCACCATCGCGTCCACGTCACCATCGGGCACGAGGTAGCCGGCACCCTCGACGAGCTCGTGGATCGCGGTGTTGTCGAACGCCACCACCGGGGTGCCGCAGGCCATCGCCTCGAGCGCGGTGAAGCCGAAGCCCTCGTAGCGGCTGGTCACGACCACGACCGCGGCGCCCCGCAGCAGCGCGGGCAGGTCCTCGACGAACCCCAGGGTGCGGAGCCCGGGACGCTCATCGAGCCGGCGACGCACGTCTGGAGCCAGCGCGCCGGCGATCCGCAGCTCGTGTGGCAAGCCCAGCCGCTGGACCCTCTGGGCGACGAGCGCCGCCTCGTCGAGTCCCTTGCGGGGATCGGGTGTGCACACCGACACCAGGTACGGCTCGCCGTCACCGACTGGCCCGTCCGGGCCGAACGGCGGGCCCACCCCGTGGGGGATCACCTCGACACGGTGCGGGTCGAGGCCGAGCAGGCGGATGCCCTCGTCGGCGGAGAAGCGAGACACCGCGACCACCCGTGCTGCCTCGTGGAGGCGCGGCGCCAGCAGACGCCACTGGCGGCGCGCGAAGCCGTAGTCGGGGTGGTGCAGCGACAGCGGCGCCAGGTCGTGCAGCGTCTGGATCCAAGGGCGGGGCGCGCGGCGTGGCGGCAAGGTGCCCGGCGACAGCAGCACGTCGTGCTCGATGCGGTCGAGGTCGCGCGGCAGGCGCAGGACGTGCTCGACCGTCCCCGCACGGATGCGACGGCGCGGGACGATCCGACGACTGGCGGTCGCGGCCGTGCCGGCCGGGACGCGCACCGCGCCATCGGGGTCGGGGCGCTGGAGCACCTCGACCGTCAGAGCCGGCTGAGCCGCCAACTCGGGCAGCAGACCATCGAGGAAGCGCCCGATGCCGCGGCGGTCGGCGCCCGGGTGCAGGTCCCATCCATCCACGAGCACGTGCACCGTCACCCCGCAACCGAGGCCCATCCGGGCACCGTTAGCATAGGCACGGTGACAGCCCACCCCGCCGACGCCGAGGCACTCGCAGACCAGCGGGCATCGGATGAAGGTCCCTCCAGGATCCCCATGACGCTGCCCGAGGCGGCCGCGCTGGCTCTCGTTGTCCTGCCCGTCCTGCTCGTCCCGGTGCTCGCCGCGGTGCACCGCATCGGCACGCCCCCGGTCGCGGTGCGCGTGCTCGGCTTCGCCCCCGACGTCGCACTGCTGCTGCTGGTGCTCGTCGGGGCGCGCGCAGCCGTGCGCGCGGGCTCGCGACCGGATCGCCTGGACCTGGTGGTGGGCGCCTACCTCGCCGTGGTGACCGTCTACGCGATCGCTGCGTTCGTCGGACCGTCGCTGGGGTGGCGGCGTCTCGCTCCCACGACCGACATCGAGCGCGTGCTCCTGTCCATGCGGGGACTGGGGGCCGGGATGGTGCTGCTGCTGGCGTGCCGGGCGCTCGGGGCGCGGGTCCGCACGCCGGTGCTGCTGTGGTGGATCATCGGCGCTGCGATCGCCCTGAGCATCGCGGGGATCATCGAGTGGCTGTGGCCGGCGGGGTGGGCGCGGGTGTTCGGCTCGGAGGGGATCGGTGTGCGGTTCATGCAGGCCGATGTCTACGGGATCGAGGAGACGGTCCTGACCGTGCACACGTTCGCAGGCGATCAGCTGCTCGTACGGGCGGGATCGCTGCTGTTCGAGTACCTGCAGCTCGGGTTCCTCCTCCTGGGTGGCCTCACCGTGGCCTTCGTGGCCATCACGCGGGAGCGTTCGCGCGCCTGGATCGCGGTCGCGGGCGTCACCCTGGGCGCGATCGTCCTCACGCTCACGCGTGCCGCGGTAGCAGCGGCGGTGCTGGCTACGGTGGCGGTCGTCGCGGCGACCCAGGACCGTGTCGCCCGGCGCCGGCTCGTCCGGCCGGCAGCGTTGGCCGCGTTGCTGATCTTGGTCCTGGCGGTGCCGACCGGCCTCGCGGCGCGGGTCGGGGCGGCCGTGACCGGGAGCGAGACCTCGACACCGATCCACCTGTCCTCGATGGAGGAGGGCGTACGCGCCATCGCGGAGCGTCCTCTCGGCCAGGGGCTCGGCGTGGGCGCCTCGGCGTCCGCCCGGGCGCCGGACGCGACCCTGCTCACCGAGAACGCGTACCTCGACGTGGGCCTGCAGACGGGGGTCCCCGGGATGGCCCTGTTCGTCGCCGCCATCGCGCTGCTCGGGATCGCGCTGTGGCGCGCGCGCGTCCGCGGACGGCTAGCGGTGATCGCCTTCGCCTGGTGGGTCGGTCTGGCCGCCGGGGCGCTGGTCCTGCACACGTGGACGATGCTCGAGACGACGTGGTTGTTCTTCACGGTCGCCGGACTGGCCTTGCCTCGGAAGGCCTGAGTCGTGGATGGCTCCGCGGCCGCCCTTCACGCACCGCGGCTCGGTCCCCTGGTGGCTGTGCTCGGCCTAACGTAGGGGAACGTCAGCGATCGTCTCCAGGGGTCCTCGATGCCAAGCCGCACCCCGTTCAAGATCATGAACCGCACCGTGAACCACTTGCTCCACGGGCTCCTGCGCTCGCCACTGCACCGGCTCATCAGCGGCAAGGTCGCGCTGCTCAGCTACGGGGGTCGCCGCACCGGGCGACGGTACACGATCCCGGTCTTCTACCGCGACAAGGGTGAACGCATCACGGTCGCCGTGGGATGGCCCGACCGCAAGGTGTGGTGGCGCAACCTCACCGGCGCCGGGGCACCGGTGCAGCTGGTGGTCCGAGGCGAGGAGGTCAGCGGGCACGCGGTCGCCACGAGAGAGGGTGACGAGGACGCCATCGTGCGCATCGACCTCGACGACGACGGACAGACCCGCCCTGGGGTGGTCCGGTGAATCGCACGGAGAACCCGGAGGCCGCGGACGAGGCCTTCGAGGCCCACGAGTGGTCGCGCGCATGCGAGCACCTGGAAGCGGCGGAGGGACGAGCAGCGCTCGACCACCGCGACCTCGCGCGGCTCGCGACCGTGCGCTACCTGCTCGGACGAGAGCTCGACAGCATCGATACGTGGGCGCGAGCATCCCGGCTCGCCCACGAACAGCAGGATCACGTCCGGGCGGCACGGTGCTGCCTCTGGGCTGGCTCGTATCGCTGAACCGAGGTGATCTGCCGGCGGGCGACCTGACCCTGAACGTGCAGGATGCGCCCCCTCGACCGTAGGGTTCCTCGGACGCGCTCGATGGCGGAGGGCACGTGGACGGATCGAAGGTCAAGCACGACCTCCAGCGCTACCTGCAGGGGGGCCGCGAGGCGCTGCTGTGGAAGCTCGAGGGCCTCTCCGAGTACGACGTCCGCCGACCGATGGTCGCGACGGGCACCAACCTCCTGGGCCTGGTCAAGCACCTGGCGACCATGGAGGCCGGCTACCTCGGCGCGGTCTTCCAACGCCCCCTCGGCGAGCCGATGCCGTGGACAGGCGAGGGGGCCGAGCCGAACGCGGACCTGTGGGCGACGGCTGACGAGTCACGGGAACGCATCGAGGACCTCTACCGACGGGTCTGGGCACACACCGACGCCACGATCGACCAGCTCGATCTGGATGCGACTGGTCGCGTGCCCTGGTGGCCGCAGGATCGCAACCCGGTCACGCTGCACCGCATCCTCGTGCACGTGATCGCGGAGACCCACCGGCACGCAGGACATGCCGACATCGTGCGAGAGCTCATCGACGGCGCCGTCGGACTGCGACCTGACAACGACAACATGGCGCCCGGCGACGCGGCGTGGTGGCAGGACTACCGCGACCGACTCGAACGCGTGGCACGGGACGCCGCGGAAGCTGATCGGCGAGCTGCCGACCGATGAACGACACGACATCCGCCACGGCCGCGAACGGTCTCGTCCGGAGAGCTCGCTGGCTCGCGTACCTCACCATCGCCTGGAACGCCGTCGAAGCGGTCGTCGCGATCGCGGCCGGAGCCGCCGCTGGCTCGCTCGCGCTGATCGGGTTCGGGATCGACTCGACCATCGAGACGATGTCGGCCCTCGTGGTCGTATGGCGACTCAACGACGTCTCCGACGACCGCGAGGAGCGGGCGCTCAAGCTCATCGCCGTGAGCTTCTTCCTCCTCGCCGCCTACATCACCGTCCAGTCGGCACGCGACCTCATCACCGGAAGTCAGGCCGAGACGTCGATCCCCGGCATCACCATCACGGCCCTCTCCCTCATCGTGATGCCGCTGCTGGCGAGGGCCAAGCAACATGTCGGCCAGCGGATGAGGAGCCGCGTCGTCCTCGCCGACGCGGTCGAGACCTGGCTGTGCACCTACCTGTCCGCGATCGTCCTGGCGGGACTGCTCCTGAACGCCACGGTCGGCTGGTGGTGGGCTGACCCGGTCGCGGCCCTCGGAGTCGCCTACCTCGCGCTGCGCGAGGGACGCGAGGCGTGGGAAGGCTGATCAGCCTCCACCCCGCTCCTGGTTGCCTACGCTCTGCCCCTCCCACGGCACCGGGAGGCCGCGTGACGTCGATCCGCCGGAGCCTGCCGCAGATCGCGACGGTCGGCACGGCGATCGTGCTCGCCGGTACCGCCGTGACCGGCGCCCACGGCCAGGATTCCGACCTCTCCGGGGTGCCGCGCGCCGACTGCGGCCCGGGATCGGAGCCCGAGACCGCCGAGCAGGGACGCGTGCCCGCCAGCGACCACGAGTCCGGTCGCGCCGACCACCCCTACACCTGCAACACCGAGATCGTCGGCCACCACGGCTCGACCGGCGGCTTCAAGGTGCACCGGTACGTGGACGCTTCGGGGACCGAGTGCGCGTACTACGACTCGACCGTGCTGCTGCCGATCAACGTGCTGAACCAGGCCAGCGACGGCGCGGGCGTCATCGTCCTCGACATGTCCGATCCCGCCAACCCCGTGGCGACGACCACGCTCGTGACACCGGCGATGCTGTCGCCGCACGAGTCCCTCGTCCTGCACGAGGGCCGGGGGCTGCTCGCCGCGGTGATGGGGACGGCAGCCAGCTACCCCGGGATCGTCGACATCTACGACGTCTCGCAGGACTGCACCCGCCCGACCCTGCTGTCCTCCACACCGGTCGGCTTCCTCGGTCACGAGTCGGGGTTCTCGCCCGACGGGATGACCTTCTGGTCGAGCTCGGAGGCGACCGCGTTCGTCGCGGCCGTGGACGTGTCCGACCCGACCCTGCCCGTCACGCTGTGGGTGGGCACCAACCCCTCGCACGGCATCACCATCAGCGAGGACGGGACCCGCGCCTACCTCACGCCGGTCGGGACGAACGCCACCCCGCCGTTCCCGACGGGTCCCGACTTCCGCAGTGGCGTGACCATCCTCGACGTCACCGACATCCAGGAGCGACGTCTCGACCCCCAACCCCAGGTCGTGTCCCAACTCACCTGGCCTGAGGCGAGCATCGCCCAGACCGCCATCCCCGTCAGCATCGACGACCACCCGTACCTGGTGGAGATCGACGAGTTCGTCCCGGTCCCGGATCTGTTCGACACGGACGGCGTTCCCGGCGCGGCGCGGATCATCGACATCGCCGACGAGACCGCTCCGAGGGTGGTGTCCAACATCCGGCTCGAGGTGCACGATCCGCAGGTCCGCGAGGCGTCGGGGCTGCGGGACGACCCCAACGGCAGCAGCGGGGTGCTCGGGTACGTCGGCCACTACTGCGCCGTGCCGCGGCGCGAGGACCCCGGGATCGTGGCGTGCAGCTTCGTGGCATCGGGACTGCGGGTGTTCGACATCCGGGACCCGCAGAACCCCCGTGAGATCGCCTACTTCAACGCCCCGCCCGACCCGGAGTCGTTCACGGGACAGGGCGGCACGGCGTTCGCGATGTCCGCCCCGGCGTTCGTGCCGGAGCGGGGCGAGATCTGGTACTCGGACGTGAACAGCGGGTTCTGGGCGATCCGCGTGACCAACGACGTGTGGCCGTTCCCCGCGGACCGTTCACCCACGGAGGGGCGGGCTCGGGACGAGTCCGCTCCGGACGCCGGTCCAGCACCCGTGAGCAGGCCCAGCACGCCGGGGACGGGCAACCCTCTACCCGCAGGCGCAGCGGCCGCGGTGCTTCTCGCGATGGGGGTGGCGGCGCGACGTGCGTCGCGGCGTGGGACGGGCCCGCAGCGGCGGGGTGGCCCGTGACCGGGGCCGTGGAGTCCGGCGGGGCGCGCGACGGCGAACGGCGGCTGCCCCGAGGCCCTGTTGCCACGGCGGCCTCCCTGGCCATGACCATCGCCGCCACGCTGGTCCTGTCGATCGTGCCTGCGGAGGGCCACCTGCCCTCCGCCGCGGACGCCTACCGGTGGGTCGACCCGCCCTCTGGGATCGCGCCGACCTCCCCGGCCGAGGCTCGTCGCGCCCAGGTACCCGCCGAAGTCTTCGCTGCCGGACGAGCCGACGTCTGGACCCCGGACCTCCAAGCCATCGTCGCACTGGGAGCGACCGCCACCGGGGGCGGGGCGGCGCACGTGAGCCTGTCCCCCATCGCCCCGGCCCGTTTGCCGGCGCTCCCCGCGTCGCTGGTGCCGAACGGCAACGCCTACCGCGTGGAGGTGTCGACGCCGGGTTGGCGGCCGGCAGGGGTCGAGCTGCGGCTGGCGACCCCGTTCCCCGCAGCATCGATGTGGTCCCTCGAAGGCGGCCGGTGGATCGAGCTCGACGGCTCGACCGGCCCGGACCGCGTGTCCGCGCCGGTTGGGGGTACCGGGGTGTTCCTGGCCGGAGCTGTGCGGACCGATGGACACGACAGCTGGTGGGCCCGCATCTCGCACGACCCGCTACGTCCCGCGCTGCTCACCGCGGCGTTGATGAGCGCGCTCCTCGGCGGCCGTCGGCGACGCTCGGCGCACCCACCCCGGGCCCGTCGAGGAGGCCAGCTCGTGACGATCCGGCTCGACTGGCCTCCTGCTTCATCGTAGGCCGTCTCGCGACGACGGTTCACGAGCCAGACTCGTGTGGGGTCGGGACATCAAGCAACAGGTCGGTCGCGATGCGCTGCACCTCTGCGCGGGTGCGCCCTCGATGGTCGGAGGCCAGGAACTGGCTGCCGATGAACACGGTGAACACCAGGAAGCAGCGGGCCTCGACCTCGTCGTCATCGGCGATGAACTGGCCGAACAGCGAGCGCAGGTAGTCCATCCGGCGGTTGTCGACCCGCCGGAGACGGTCGGCGACGGCCTCGTCGTGTCGGGCCCAGTTGCGGATGGCGAGCTCGATCCTCGGGAGCTGCTTGCTCGACGACGCGAGCGCGAACAGCCGAGCGAGCTTTGCCCGCGCTTCACCGCCGGCAGCGTCGATGTGCTCGATCACGCTATCCACGACGCTGTGCTCCCACGTGTCGAGCATCTCGTCGAGCAACGCGCGACGCCCATCGAAGTGCCAGTAGAAACCGCCCTTCGTGACCCCGAGGTCCCGCGCGAGAGCCTCGATGCGGACAGCGTCCGGCCCACCAGCGGCGACGGTGCGCAGCGCTTCCTCGATCCAGCGCGCCCGGGGCGTGCGTACGTGGGCCATGCGTCTATCCGAGGATGCGAGTTGACGGCGCCGCCGAGCGCGCTACGGTTCTTCCATACGGTACCGTATGGAAGGTCTAGGTGTGAGACTTCCGCCGAGTGCACACAGATCGCGACCATGGCGCATCCACGAGATCGCCCCTGACTTCCGACTCGAGGACGTCTGGAAGCTGCCCACTCCGGGCAGTCCCGAGGACTTCCCTCGACTGGTCGACGGCTTCGCCTCCGGTGATCCGCTGCGCAGCGATTCGTCCATGGTTCGCGCACTGTTCGCGATCCGGTGGAAGCTCGGAGACCTGCTCGGCTGGGACCGCCCGGACTCCGGCGTGCACTCACGGATGCCGACGCTCCGCGATCGCCTCCCCGAGGACCTCCGAGGTTCGGCATCTCTGGTGGAGTTCGAGACGCTGCCCTTCGCGCCGCTGTTCCTGCTCGCCGACGAGTTCGCTGCCGAGACCGCGAACCGGACGATGCACGGGATCCTGCACCTCGGATGGGTTCCCGACGCGGGGGGCGGCTACCACGGGCAGATGGCCGTCCTGGTCAAGCCGAACGGTTCCTTGGGGAGTGCGTACATGACCGCGATCAGGCCGTTCCGGTACCTGATCGTGTACCCCCAACTCTTGCGGCAGATCGAACGGACGTGGACGCAGAACGAGGTGCGAACATGACGTCCCCGCTCACGGACCACACCGCTCGGCCCCACGACAACGTGCGTGCGAACACCAGCACCGACCGCTGGACGGTACGGGGGTGCCTCCCGTTTCTCCTAGGGTGAACACCGGCCAGTGCACGGCGGGCCAGCTCACGTTCGTGAGGGTGTCCTGCTTGGTGGAGTGAGGAGACCTCGGTGCCCAGCGGGGCGTTGTTCGGCTTCATCGCGACCGGTGTGACCCTGGCCATCTTCCTCTGGTGGACGGCACGCGAACTGCGTCGGGTGGAACGCCCCGATGACGAGCCCCCGTCCTCGAAGGAGGCCGGGGTGGAGCGGTGAGCACCAAGGACCGCGCGACCCTCGAGCCACACACGACCGAGCTGTCGCGGTCGCTGTCGGAGTTCGACATCACGATGATCGGCGTCGGCGCCATGATCGGCGCTGGCATCTTCGTGCTGACCGGGATCGCCGCCGGGACCACCGGCCCGTCGTTGATGCTGGCGTTCGCCCTCAACGGCGTCGTAACCATCTTCACCGCGATGGTGTACGCCGAGCTGGGATCAGCGATCCCGGAGGCGGGCGGGGGCTACCTGTGGGTCCGTGACGCCCTGGGACGTTCCCAGAGCTTCCTGGCTGGCTGGATGTCGTGGTTCTCACACGCGGTCGCGGGCAGCCTCTACGCCTTGGGGTTCGGGGCGTTCGCCAACCTACTGGTCGAACGTGCGGGTTGGGGGCTGCCTCACATCGTCGGACTGGGCCCGGAGAAGTACGTCGGGGTGCTGATCGCCGTGGCGTTCCTCGCCATCAACTTCCGGGGAGCCTCCGAGACCGGGCTGGCGGGCAACATCGTCACGCTGGCCAAGTTGATCGTCATCGGGCTGTTCATCGGCTTCGGCCTTTTCTCCATGCTGCGGGAACCGTCCACCTCGGTCGAGCACTTCGAGCCGTTCATCCCGCGTGGGTACGGACAGATCTTCGTGGCGATGGGGATCACGTTCATCGCCTTCGAGGGCTACGAGATCATCGTTCAGGCGGGTGAGGAGGTCCGTGATCCCAAGCACAGCATCCCGCGCGCCGTCTTCAAGTCCCTGCTGATCGTCATCCCGATCTACGTCCTCGTGGCGATCACGGCCGTCGGCGCCATCGACGCTCAGGGCGATCAGGCGACCTGGCAGTTCCTCGGCGAGCAGAAGGAACTCGGTCTGGCACTGGCCGCGGACGCGTTCATGCCGTTCGGCACGGTCATCATCCTGATCGGCGGGTTGCTCTCGACGATCTCGGCACTCAACGCCACGACCTACTCCTCCACCAGGGTGGCGTTCGCGATGGGACGCGACCGGGTCCTGCCTGACGCGTTCGGCAAGGTCCACCAGCGCTTCCAGACCCCCCACATCGCCCTGGCAGCCTCCGGGTTGATCATCGTGTTCATGGTCCTGGCGATCCCGATCGAGGACGTCGCCGCAGCCGCGGACGTGATGTTCCTCCTGCTGTTCCTCCAGGTGAACTACGCCGTCATCCGCATCCGCGGCGAGTTCGGAGATCGGCTCGACTACGGCTACCTGATGCCGTTCTACCCCTGGGTGCCGATCATCGGGATCATCACCAAGGCGTTCCTGGCCGTCTACCTGTTCAACTTCTCCCCCCTCGCCTGGCTGTTCGCCGGCATCTGGATCGCCGTCGGGGCGGGCGTGTTCGTCGCCTACGCGCGCACCCGGGTGGCGTCCGAGGACCGGCCCCAGATCACCTACGAACGCAAGGCGGGCCCGCGGGAAGAGCATCCCGTGTTCGCCGCCATCGGCAACCCGCAGACCGCCGAACCGATCCTCACGATCGCAACCGCCGTCGCACGGGCGCGCGGCGTGCAGGTCGTTGCCATGCCCGTCGTACGGGTGTCCCGGCAGATCCCCATCCGCCAAGCACGCCAGCGCACGGACGAGGCCCAACCCGCCATCGACGCGATCGAGGCGTTCGCCGCCGAGGTCGACGACGTGGCGATCAACGTGGTCGTCGGTGTGGGACGCGCCATCTCCAAGACCATCGTCAGCATCGCCGAGCGAGAAGGCGCCGACCTGCTCGTCATCGGATGGCGTGGGACGGTCCACCCGGGCAACGTCCGCGGCTCGGTGGCGCAGGAGGTGCTGCGCCGCGCCCCACAGGATGTCTAC contains the following coding sequences:
- a CDS encoding sulfatase-like hydrolase/transferase, with the protein product MRHLMIVVLESLRHDVWLEANPTILGRLGPVERRFSYASWTAPSHYNLLMGLLPHDSPTHVHASEHYKADIARYSMRLDVPDVEFRSMLPSLYLPTFLRGTLGYRTVARVSMPVLNPHTPINHDFDDYRLMPSHNDFHGILDDLDLAGDVPTFWLLNVGETHYPYATPEEDPAEWPRISGLHGTLRRVGEDTERPPLFDADELAQLRRRQVRALRYLDGAFERLLDTLPEDTWLIVTSDHGELFGEDGYFGHGPIAHRLVHEVPFVERLAR
- a CDS encoding class I SAM-dependent methyltransferase, whose translation is MRRDHDRLRELVTERSWYHTMELAPGIVTPGWFDTRAIVDLVPLPRDLSGRRCLDVGTFDGFWAFEMERRRASEVVALDVPDASEWDWPVVAPEDVREAVSARHEGGRGFDIAHAALESQVRRERVNVYDLDPTDIGTFDVIYLGSLLLHLRDPVGALERVRSICGGMLVLVETIDAGLTRRHPDRAVAAFDGRDRPWWWTPNVAALERMVRSGGFEVTEGPVRLRIPAGQGQGRVALRPATLLTSSGRAALRTNWHGDPHAALVARPRG
- a CDS encoding glycosyltransferase family 4 protein, whose amino-acid sequence is MTPEPPDLSGGGGQLRQAHLLRAVAERFTTHLIVPETFEDQRVREWIDRITPVPHDPPPPLERWGRRKLRLLRHQLIERLPWDEALATAQRRHLGAALASEIEPGDVVVLEHLKLAPLLADLPGSVHRVLTVHFDGARQAAQRAAVAPTARNRWFWRSQARRVRRLQLTAREETDVLIAVSEQDASALGAVVVPNGVDVDSFSPTPLPAAPRAVLTATFDYAPNVDGAVWFVQHVWPRIRADEPDAELHLVGRRPLPAVRALTDLPGVHLHVDVPSVHPHLQQARVAVVPLRLGGGTRVKALEALAAGRVLVGTTVGVEGLDVEAGVHALIGDEPEALATAVVTALRDDALATRLTAAGRDLVERRYGWDTIGARFLEVLEGLVDAPSARS
- a CDS encoding glycosyltransferase family 4 protein, whose protein sequence is MTVHVLVDGWDLHPGADRRGIGRFLDGLLPELAAQPALTVEVLQRPDPDGAVRVPAGTAATASRRIVPRRRIRAGTVEHVLRLPRDLDRIEHDVLLSPGTLPPRRAPRPWIQTLHDLAPLSLHHPDYGFARRQWRLLAPRLHEAARVVAVSRFSADEGIRLLGLDPHRVEVIPHGVGPPFGPDGPVGDGEPYLVSVCTPDPRKGLDEAALVAQRVQRLGLPHELRIAGALAPDVRRRLDERPGLRTLGFVEDLPALLRGAAVVVVTSRYEGFGFTALEAMACGTPVVAFDNTAIHELVEGAGYLVPDGDVDAMVGVLRRILDDPDALDEARTRGLQRAREHTWPAAASAYARVLGEAATSA
- a CDS encoding O-antigen ligase family protein, which translates into the protein MTLPEAAALALVVLPVLLVPVLAAVHRIGTPPVAVRVLGFAPDVALLLLVLVGARAAVRAGSRPDRLDLVVGAYLAVVTVYAIAAFVGPSLGWRRLAPTTDIERVLLSMRGLGAGMVLLLACRALGARVRTPVLLWWIIGAAIALSIAGIIEWLWPAGWARVFGSEGIGVRFMQADVYGIEETVLTVHTFAGDQLLVRAGSLLFEYLQLGFLLLGGLTVAFVAITRERSRAWIAVAGVTLGAIVLTLTRAAVAAAVLATVAVVAATQDRVARRRLVRPAALAALLILVLAVPTGLAARVGAAVTGSETSTPIHLSSMEEGVRAIAERPLGQGLGVGASASARAPDATLLTENAYLDVGLQTGVPGMALFVAAIALLGIALWRARVRGRLAVIAFAWWVGLAAGALVLHTWTMLETTWLFFTVAGLALPRKA
- a CDS encoding nitroreductase family deazaflavin-dependent oxidoreductase — encoded protein: MPSRTPFKIMNRTVNHLLHGLLRSPLHRLISGKVALLSYGGRRTGRRYTIPVFYRDKGERITVAVGWPDRKVWWRNLTGAGAPVQLVVRGEEVSGHAVATREGDEDAIVRIDLDDDGQTRPGVVR